From Novipirellula galeiformis, the proteins below share one genomic window:
- a CDS encoding DUF502 domain-containing protein, whose amino-acid sequence MQPTHPETETNDSPSKPSRVGGFRRAILRGLGVVLPPLLTIAVLIWAWSTIESYVLSPIESSIRSAIVKGVSHRKTFSQVPSGATPTGERRLDGFSYQGDRYVPDPTGRRFLPEYVVKVVNENADRFGPYTASPASANAFWHRYVELEYMPRSVVVPVFLIVFLTLLYFVGRLFTFGLGHWFVRSFDAAILRIPIVNKVYGSVKQVTDFAFSEREIEFNRVVAIQYPSKGIWSLGFVTGNGMREISLTTGEPMLSVLMPTSPMPMTGFTVTVKRSEAVDLDLTVDEAIQFVVSCGVVVPPQQRYEHPNSVKSVAANQPVALSSKRQS is encoded by the coding sequence ATGCAACCCACTCATCCTGAAACGGAAACTAATGACTCCCCGTCCAAGCCGTCTCGTGTGGGGGGCTTTCGCCGCGCTATCCTTCGGGGATTGGGCGTCGTGTTGCCTCCGCTCTTGACGATTGCGGTGCTGATTTGGGCCTGGAGCACGATCGAAAGTTACGTTCTTAGCCCGATTGAATCGAGTATTCGATCGGCGATTGTGAAAGGCGTGAGCCACCGGAAAACCTTTTCGCAGGTGCCTTCTGGGGCGACCCCCACCGGCGAGCGCCGGCTCGACGGGTTTTCGTACCAAGGCGACCGGTATGTTCCCGATCCAACGGGGCGACGGTTTTTGCCGGAGTATGTCGTCAAAGTGGTCAACGAGAACGCGGATCGTTTCGGGCCCTACACGGCGTCGCCTGCCAGCGCGAATGCGTTTTGGCATCGCTACGTCGAATTGGAATACATGCCCCGTTCGGTCGTCGTGCCGGTGTTCTTGATCGTGTTTCTCACGCTCCTGTACTTCGTCGGACGATTGTTTACGTTCGGGCTAGGCCACTGGTTTGTCCGTTCCTTTGATGCCGCAATTCTAAGAATTCCGATCGTCAATAAGGTCTACGGCAGTGTGAAACAGGTGACCGACTTTGCCTTTAGCGAACGCGAAATCGAATTCAATCGCGTGGTGGCGATCCAGTACCCAAGCAAAGGGATTTGGTCGCTCGGCTTTGTGACCGGCAATGGCATGCGGGAAATCTCGTTGACCACCGGCGAACCGATGCTCAGCGTGCTGATGCCAACAAGCCCCATGCCGATGACCGGCTTCACGGTAACGGTCAAACGGAGCGAGGCGGTGGACTTGGATTTGACGGTCGACGAAGCGATTCAGTTCGTCGTCAGCTGTGGTGTCGTCGTTCCGCCACAACAGCGATACGAGCACCCGAACTCGGTAAAATCAGTCGCGGCCAATCAACCGGTCGCCCTCTCTAGCAAACGTCAATCTTAG
- a CDS encoding ComF family protein — translation MWHYHGLVCDAVVAAKYVSQSPLADALGRRLGVVLAEQLSEDRPTLVTYVPSYFTRQWVRGGVGVRTIANAVASTLGIPSPSLLRTARQIAKQAWLDDQERLHNVLDAFQIRRRFGVLRSPDLSNQHILLVDDVFTTGATSNEVAKVLRQAGARKVTIGVVARTVRSG, via the coding sequence ATGTGGCACTACCACGGATTGGTTTGTGACGCGGTGGTGGCGGCAAAATATGTCAGTCAATCGCCGCTGGCCGACGCGCTCGGACGACGACTTGGTGTTGTCTTGGCGGAGCAACTTTCCGAAGATCGACCGACACTGGTCACCTACGTCCCCTCGTACTTTACCCGCCAATGGGTTCGCGGCGGCGTTGGCGTCCGCACGATTGCCAATGCCGTCGCTTCGACACTTGGTATTCCCTCTCCCTCCCTGCTGCGAACCGCACGCCAAATTGCCAAACAGGCCTGGCTCGACGATCAAGAACGTCTTCACAATGTCCTCGATGCGTTCCAAATTCGCAGACGATTCGGGGTGCTGCGGTCGCCAGATTTGTCGAATCAGCATATTTTATTGGTGGATGACGTGTTCACGACCGGAGCGACCTCCAACGAAGTCGCCAAAGTGCTTCGCCAAGCAGGGGCCCGGAAAGTGACCATCGGCGTCGTCGCCCGCACCGTGAGGTCTGGATAA
- the ribD gene encoding bifunctional diaminohydroxyphosphoribosylaminopyrimidine deaminase/5-amino-6-(5-phosphoribosylamino)uracil reductase RibD, which yields MTARKMVAMNPLRLKTDDDFMRRALDLAAQGRGAVEPNPMVGCVLVRDGNIIGEGYHQRFGGPHAEVNALRCCDNARGATAYVTLEPCCHHGKTPPCSDALIQAGVGRVVVAMADPFEKVDGGGLTQLRRAGIETELGVMQEEACELNAAYLTRIRTGRPFTIAKWAMTVDGRIATHTGQSQWITNEASRADVHQLRGRVDAIVVGMGTVTADDPMLTARPPGVRTATRVVFCAHRVPNVQSRLLQSARDVPVLLVVASEIEQAAVAAAEKRGARIYRCASSDPVAMIHEALDHLGSLEMTNIMIEGGGELMASFLNAGAIDQYELYVGAKVFGGRDALGPVAGEGFAQVAEAAALRLVGLQRLGENDVKLVYRGGLKN from the coding sequence GTGACCGCACGCAAAATGGTAGCGATGAACCCTCTCCGCTTAAAAACCGATGACGATTTTATGCGTCGCGCACTCGACTTGGCTGCGCAGGGACGCGGAGCGGTTGAACCGAATCCGATGGTCGGATGTGTGCTGGTACGCGATGGCAACATCATTGGCGAAGGCTACCACCAACGTTTCGGTGGGCCGCATGCTGAAGTCAACGCCCTGCGTTGCTGTGATAATGCCCGCGGCGCGACCGCTTACGTGACGCTCGAACCGTGTTGTCATCACGGTAAGACGCCACCATGTTCGGACGCATTGATTCAAGCCGGCGTGGGACGCGTCGTCGTGGCGATGGCCGATCCGTTTGAAAAGGTGGACGGTGGAGGGCTAACGCAACTTCGCCGTGCCGGTATCGAAACCGAATTGGGAGTGATGCAAGAAGAAGCGTGCGAGTTGAACGCCGCTTACTTGACGCGGATTCGCACGGGGCGGCCCTTCACGATCGCTAAATGGGCGATGACCGTCGATGGACGAATTGCCACCCACACGGGACAAAGTCAATGGATCACCAACGAGGCGTCACGCGCCGATGTGCATCAATTGCGTGGGCGTGTCGATGCGATTGTCGTTGGGATGGGAACCGTCACCGCCGATGACCCAATGTTAACCGCCCGCCCGCCGGGAGTTCGCACGGCAACGCGAGTGGTGTTTTGCGCGCATCGAGTGCCCAATGTGCAATCGCGTTTGCTGCAATCCGCACGTGACGTTCCCGTGTTGCTTGTTGTTGCGTCTGAAATTGAGCAAGCGGCAGTCGCGGCGGCGGAAAAACGAGGGGCCCGTATTTATCGATGTGCAAGTTCAGACCCCGTTGCGATGATTCACGAAGCCCTTGACCATCTGGGCTCCCTTGAGATGACCAACATCATGATTGAAGGCGGCGGCGAATTGATGGCAAGTTTCTTAAACGCCGGTGCAATCGATCAATACGAACTCTACGTCGGTGCCAAGGTGTTTGGCGGACGCGATGCCTTGGGCCCCGTTGCTGGCGAGGGCTTTGCACAAGTCGCTGAGGCAGCGGCGTTGCGATTGGTCGGTCTCCAACGCCTCGGAGAGAATGATGTCAAATTGGTGTACCGGGGCGGTCTGAAAAATTGA
- a CDS encoding RNA polymerase sigma factor, whose translation MNITENSFLDLNSDTRTVAQLVLAVQSGDQDAFGELFERYRVGIVALAMRRVRNADEAEELAQDVFIQAMQKIDQLRVPEAFGGWLRQIVHRMAINRMTRNRTAIACDPETLEATCFAVGTPDSFAEDREQAAVVRSSIDRLGDLDRQTLSAFYLHSKSLLEMSNEFDAPVGTIKRRLHVARKRLQKEMETDAETQPELLQAV comes from the coding sequence ATGAATATCACTGAAAATAGCTTCCTCGACTTAAATTCGGATACACGCACCGTCGCCCAATTGGTGTTGGCGGTACAAAGCGGCGACCAAGATGCGTTCGGCGAATTGTTTGAACGTTACCGCGTCGGCATCGTTGCACTCGCCATGCGACGCGTTCGCAACGCCGACGAGGCCGAAGAACTCGCCCAGGACGTCTTCATCCAAGCGATGCAAAAGATTGATCAACTGCGGGTCCCTGAAGCCTTCGGAGGCTGGTTGCGACAAATCGTTCATCGTATGGCGATCAACCGCATGACGCGTAACCGAACGGCAATCGCTTGCGATCCTGAAACGCTCGAAGCGACCTGCTTTGCGGTCGGTACCCCTGACTCGTTTGCCGAAGATCGAGAGCAAGCCGCCGTGGTTCGTAGCAGCATTGATCGACTGGGCGACCTCGATCGCCAAACGCTCAGCGCGTTCTACTTGCACAGCAAGTCGTTGCTCGAAATGAGCAACGAGTTTGACGCGCCGGTGGGAACGATCAAGCGCCGTTTGCACGTCGCTCGAAAGCGATTGCAAAAGGAGATGGAAACGGATGCGGAAACTCAACCTGAACTTCTGCAGGCCGTCTAA
- a CDS encoding tetratricopeptide repeat protein has product MSVDHYATCPCGSGKKIKFCKCKDSVSELDRVMKMVEGGQVVPALDRLSTILSEHPDAAWALAIRGRLLLDLREYDTLAENADRFIRLQPSNPLALTQRAAAQVFRGDVKSATDSMLEALTESGRDVDAFVLDVSSAVAFLLGRQGVFLTARVYASLAMMAEGYEGSQMSASLLRQLNSSPSLSQLVKSIPQPIERPADADWGERYDEAATLLRSNKVLLAEAKFQSLRRTLPDEPSILSGLLTCAIWRGDVPAQSEFLKKLSACESLDFEQRVQFRAVSCLVNPEDKDLAAECFRLDADIESAEPVEMAMIADARFAPLPPEMLAQMRESEDDVPPRAGFQVLDRDRPEVSEGLPPIDQIPEANAMAFVYGKQTDRSARIEVHDVTSSVLDDVRAQIQKVIGDSVELQQKSSDPLPFLAVVQPQVAMVRFKASAMEADAMQEELTQTRMPVAIANAKLGILGNASLVETAEDATKLLERTVVVRVAEQYDALISKGEDVLKKVYALAKLEPLPAITLQDSEIESVSNTDLNRIDSSQLSEESCLYLLQRAQQISATPAIRHFAQRIIAAELPEDQKMAKLLAYSTLVNASSNAQDAIATIDEAKAFAEANQLPTANLLLSEVSLRLQAGDGEGFQKAIETLTQRYGNEPEVMAQLQQMLISMGLIRPDGSPKRGPGPGGVAPAGAEAAGGGIWTPDGGGAAAPADPASGGGSKLWVPGMD; this is encoded by the coding sequence ATGTCAGTCGACCACTATGCAACCTGCCCTTGTGGCAGTGGAAAGAAAATCAAGTTCTGCAAATGCAAGGATTCCGTTAGCGAACTTGATCGTGTGATGAAAATGGTCGAGGGGGGACAGGTTGTCCCCGCTCTGGATCGTTTGTCCACCATCCTCTCGGAACATCCTGATGCGGCCTGGGCATTGGCGATTCGGGGACGCTTGCTGCTTGATTTGCGTGAATATGACACGTTGGCCGAGAACGCGGATCGATTTATTCGTTTGCAACCGAGTAACCCGCTAGCGTTGACTCAGCGCGCGGCGGCTCAGGTTTTCCGCGGTGACGTCAAATCGGCAACCGATTCGATGCTCGAAGCATTGACCGAAAGCGGTCGCGACGTCGACGCGTTTGTGTTGGATGTTTCCTCGGCAGTCGCGTTTTTGCTCGGACGCCAAGGGGTCTTTCTCACCGCACGCGTCTACGCCAGTTTGGCGATGATGGCGGAAGGCTACGAAGGGAGCCAGATGTCGGCGTCGCTGCTGCGTCAATTAAACAGCTCACCGTCCCTTAGCCAGCTGGTGAAGTCGATCCCTCAACCCATCGAGCGGCCTGCGGATGCAGATTGGGGTGAGCGTTATGACGAAGCCGCCACGCTGCTGCGCAGCAACAAGGTGTTACTCGCTGAAGCCAAGTTCCAATCGCTGCGGCGGACGTTGCCGGACGAGCCCTCGATTTTGTCGGGTTTGTTGACCTGTGCGATTTGGCGTGGCGATGTCCCCGCGCAAAGCGAATTTTTGAAGAAATTGTCGGCTTGCGAATCACTCGATTTTGAACAACGCGTTCAATTCCGTGCGGTATCGTGCCTGGTCAACCCCGAAGACAAAGATCTCGCCGCGGAATGTTTCCGCTTGGATGCGGACATCGAAAGCGCCGAGCCGGTTGAAATGGCGATGATCGCTGATGCTCGTTTTGCACCGCTGCCCCCTGAGATGCTGGCTCAAATGCGTGAGTCCGAGGACGATGTCCCGCCACGTGCCGGTTTCCAAGTGCTCGATCGCGATCGCCCTGAGGTCAGCGAAGGCTTGCCACCGATTGATCAGATCCCCGAAGCCAACGCGATGGCGTTTGTTTATGGCAAGCAAACCGACCGTTCGGCACGCATCGAAGTTCACGACGTGACCTCCTCGGTGCTCGATGATGTGCGCGCTCAAATCCAGAAGGTGATTGGCGATTCGGTGGAATTGCAACAGAAGTCAAGCGATCCGCTTCCCTTCTTGGCCGTCGTGCAACCGCAAGTTGCGATGGTGCGGTTCAAAGCGAGTGCGATGGAAGCCGACGCGATGCAAGAGGAATTGACTCAAACGCGGATGCCGGTTGCGATTGCGAACGCCAAGCTTGGTATCTTGGGCAATGCATCGTTGGTCGAGACCGCCGAGGATGCGACGAAATTGCTCGAGCGAACCGTGGTCGTGCGTGTTGCCGAGCAATACGATGCGTTGATCTCCAAGGGAGAGGACGTGCTCAAGAAAGTCTATGCGTTGGCGAAGCTTGAGCCGCTACCAGCAATCACGCTGCAAGACAGCGAGATTGAATCGGTGTCCAATACCGATTTGAACCGGATTGATTCAAGTCAACTGAGCGAAGAATCGTGCTTGTACTTGCTACAACGGGCGCAACAAATTTCCGCGACTCCGGCAATTCGACACTTCGCCCAACGCATCATTGCGGCTGAGTTGCCCGAAGATCAAAAGATGGCGAAATTGTTGGCGTATTCGACCTTGGTCAACGCCTCGAGCAATGCCCAAGACGCAATCGCGACGATTGATGAAGCCAAGGCGTTCGCCGAAGCAAACCAGTTGCCGACCGCCAATTTGTTGCTCAGCGAAGTCAGCTTGCGATTGCAGGCTGGCGATGGCGAAGGATTCCAGAAGGCGATCGAAACGCTGACGCAGCGTTACGGCAACGAGCCCGAAGTGATGGCTCAGCTGCAGCAGATGTTGATTTCGATGGGCTTGATTCGCCCCGATGGCAGTCCCAAGCGTGGTCCCGGTCCTGGCGGAGTTGCCCCTGCGGGCGCGGAAGCCGCTGGCGGAGGAATCTGGACGCCCGACGGTGGTGGAGCCGCCGCACCGGCAGACCCCGCTTCCGGTGGCGGCAGCAAGTTGTGGGTTCCTGGAATGGACTAA
- a CDS encoding DUF1501 domain-containing protein, which yields MKLNRRSALSLAAGGACLSAFSAHGNEQASPLPSGNAEHVISIWLGGGMGQIDTFDPKRRGDPKAKKAGSYYNSIATAVDGVQVCEHLSTLAPLMDRVTAVRTVHHDVIDEHAAASNRMHTGRPVTGTVVYPSLGSIVANQLGAASDDAPPYVLIGYPNVSRGAGFLGAASGYLYLTDTSKGPSGLSHPYGINASRQSRREQFLATTRRAARERFGADKKVADYDDALSQTLKLSGPDFNRVFQLDEEPADLRNQYGGEFGQRCLLARRLVERGVRFIEVSHNLNFLNGTGWDVHNDGIVNQHQLIQELDVAMAALITDLEARKMLDKTLIVITSEFGRPPQFDGGGGRGHQGKTFTCVLAGGGLKHRGAYGETDELSQSIVTDPVSVPDFFATIHASLGIDPAKYLYDGDRPIPITDNGVPIAKLFA from the coding sequence ATGAAACTCAATCGCCGCAGCGCCCTTTCGCTGGCTGCGGGCGGCGCCTGCTTGTCAGCGTTCTCGGCTCACGGCAACGAGCAAGCTTCGCCGCTGCCAAGCGGTAACGCCGAGCATGTCATTTCCATTTGGCTGGGCGGCGGGATGGGGCAAATCGATACCTTCGATCCCAAACGTCGGGGCGACCCCAAAGCGAAAAAGGCAGGTTCGTACTACAACTCGATTGCGACGGCCGTCGACGGTGTCCAGGTCTGTGAACATCTCTCCACCCTCGCCCCATTGATGGATCGCGTTACGGCGGTGCGAACGGTCCATCACGACGTGATCGATGAGCATGCCGCAGCGTCCAACCGAATGCACACGGGGCGGCCCGTCACCGGCACCGTCGTTTATCCGTCGCTCGGTTCCATCGTTGCGAATCAATTGGGAGCGGCCAGCGATGACGCGCCGCCGTACGTTTTGATTGGCTACCCGAACGTCTCTCGCGGAGCCGGTTTTCTCGGGGCAGCGAGCGGTTACCTGTACTTAACCGATACCTCCAAAGGCCCGTCGGGGCTGTCGCATCCCTACGGCATCAACGCCTCACGGCAATCGCGTCGCGAGCAATTTCTTGCCACGACACGTCGCGCCGCCCGTGAACGATTCGGCGCCGACAAGAAAGTCGCCGACTACGACGACGCGCTCTCGCAGACCTTGAAACTCAGCGGCCCCGATTTCAATCGGGTGTTTCAGCTGGACGAAGAACCCGCCGACCTACGCAATCAATACGGAGGCGAGTTTGGGCAACGATGCCTGCTCGCACGCCGTTTGGTCGAGCGCGGGGTGCGATTTATCGAGGTCTCTCACAACTTGAATTTTCTGAACGGAACTGGATGGGACGTCCACAACGATGGGATTGTCAACCAACATCAATTGATCCAAGAGCTCGATGTCGCGATGGCGGCCTTGATCACCGATCTCGAAGCCCGCAAGATGCTCGATAAAACGCTGATCGTGATCACCAGCGAATTTGGTCGCCCCCCTCAGTTCGATGGAGGTGGCGGACGAGGGCATCAAGGCAAAACGTTCACCTGTGTGTTGGCCGGGGGTGGCTTGAAGCACCGCGGAGCGTATGGCGAAACGGATGAATTATCGCAATCGATCGTAACCGATCCTGTCAGCGTGCCAGACTTTTTTGCCACCATTCACGCGTCCCTCGGAATCGATCCGGCCAAGTACCTCTACGACGGCGATCGCCCCATTCCGATCACGGACAATGGAGTGCCGATCGCAAAACTGTTTGCCTGA